The Lachnospiraceae bacterium KM106-2 nucleotide sequence TCAACTGAATCAGAATGTAGAGCAAGTCTTTAAAACACTTGTGATTAAAGGAGAGCGAAAAGGAACCATGGTATTCTGCCTTCCGGTCAATCATGAGATTGATTTAAAGAAAGCGGCAAAAGTGGCAGGAGATAAGAAAGTAGAAATGCTTCATATGAAAGATCTATTAAGTACGACTGGGTATATCCGGGGCGGTTGTTCACCAATCGGTATGAAGAAAAGATTTCCTACTTTTATCGAAGAGACATGCTTACAATATGATGAAATCTATATCAGTGCGGGGGTACGCGGTGCGCAGATCATTTTAAATCCGAATGATCTGATCGAGTATCTTGGTATTACTGTTTGTGATTTCGTTGTATAAACTTAAAAACAGCTATAGCAGATGAGGTGATCTGTTATAGCTGTTTTTTTGTTTTGCTTCAAGTGCTGAAAATATTAATAACGATGCGATTCCAGTAACATTCGTGTGATAGACTGTCTGATCTTTACATATATTTAATGATAATCATAAATAAGGAGATGAAAGGTTATGTTAAGAAGAAATCGCAGGGGCTATTTGTTTTTAGGAAGTATGTTTCTTGTCCTTTTTTCGTTAGGATTATTTCTGAATGAAGATCAGGTAAGCGCGATCACTCAAGATAGAGGGGATACCCCTGCTACCGCTACAATGATCAGTCTAAATCAAGATAATTGGGGAGACTTTGAAAAAGAGAAGGATATTGATTATTACAAGTTTAAACTAGATAGACAAGGAACTGTTACGATTAATTTAAAGCATGAATATACAGATAAGAGTAAAAGTTGGAATGTGACACTATACACATCTGGTTTAAAGGAAATAAAATCTTTTAAATCGATCGGAACGACAACAGGCAGTACCTCGTGCGAATTAGGACTTCCAGCAGGAACATACTATATTAAAGTCTATGATACCGATGTGCAGAAACCAAAGGCGGCAGTTACCTATAAGCCTTATCAGATTCGTGCCAACTTTACAGCTCACAGTGATTGGGAGACAGAATTCAATGACAAAGCGCAAGAGGCAGATCAAATTGTGGTTAACAAAGGTGAATTCGGAACTTTACGCAGCAATAAGGATGTTGATTATTATAAAATGGAGATTCCGCAAAATGGCATGATTACTGTTAATGTCAAACATAACAAATTGGAAGAAACGAAATACCTTTGGACTGCATCCATTTATAATGTGAAATTAGAAAAACTTGCTGCGTGGCATTACGTGGGAAATAAAGCGACGAATCCGTCCCCTACACTAGGTTTACCACGAGGAACTTATTATGTGAAGATAGAGAATACAGATGGATCGAATCGAACTTGCGATAACAAATATGAACTACTCGTAAATTACAAGCAAATGGGGAACTATGAGACGGAACCAAATGATCAATTTACTTGGCCGGATGTGCTCAATTTGAACACCACAGTGAGCGGATTATTGATGGAGAAACAGGATGTCGATTGTTATAAGTTTACGTTGCAACAGGCAGAAAGTGTGAAAATTCAATTTGCTCATGATTCCATCACAACTAGTAAAATAAATTGGAATGGAAGCTTGTATAATGCAAGTTTACAGGAAATTAAAAGTTTTTGCTGGTATGGGACGAATCAATATTCAACGTCTGATCTGATCACACTGCAACCGGGTACCTATTATTTGAGAATTACTAACCAGAGTGATCGTCTTAATCGAGAGCCTTATCATCTAAAAGTGGTCTCATCCTTTGGGCTTTCTGTTCCTTCTCTTCGAATACTATCTACTAGTTATAACCAAGTAAAACTAGCATGGGATGTAGTAGATAGAGCAGATGAGTATGAGATATCGCGAAAGACTGGAAATAGTGATTATGTTATCTTGAGTAAAGCGGCGCCCAATATGAGTTCCTTATTGGTCGATTCAAACTTGACAACAGGTATTACTTATACATATCGAATTCGTGCCTGTCATAAAGGTTCAGGAACTTATAGTAAATATTCATTGCCAGTGAGCGTGACATTATCATTAGAGAAACCTGTTGTAAAAAGTGCAAAAGCAATTGATTTTAAGAGTATCAAGGTAAGTTGGAATCGAGTAGACGGAGCAGATGGTTATGAAATAATGCGTAAAGCGTCTAAGAATGGTTCTTATAAGAAAATAAATGAAATCAAGAAGCCTTTGACGATATCATTTACCAATAGGAGCCTTTCCTCTGGAAAACGATATTATTACCGGGTGAGAGCATATCGGATTGTTCAGAATCAAAAGTGCTACAGCAATGATTCAAATATGAAATCAGCAGTGCCAAAGTCTGGTAAGACAACGATCACGAAGCTAAAGAGAAGCGTAAAGAAGATTAAGTTAACTTGGAAGAAGATCACGGGAGCAAGTGGATATCAGATTTATTATAAGACGAGTAAGAAGTCCGCATTTAAGAAAGCAAAAACAATAACAAAGGGTTCAAGAACAACCTATACTCATACTAAATTAAAGAGTAAAAAGACCTATTATTATAGAATCCGTGCTTATAAAAACGTCAGTGGAAAGAAGATGTATGCAACGTTTAGTTCCACGAAGAAAGCAAAGACTAAATAGTAGGGCGTAGAATCGTAAAAATGTTGGAGTGTGATTTATATCACATTCCAACATTTTTTTGAAATTAGGAATTGTTTTTCTAGTATCTAAGTTCACTGTTAAGGCACGAACTTGTTAAAAGTGTAATAAGATTAGTTACTCATAAAGAAATCGAGGATGTTCCATCCAGAACTAGTATTTGATCTGTATAACTCAGTATAGCCGCATTGGGTACAACTAATCGTTATGAATTTTTTATTTTGTACATCAAAAATTTTTGAAAAATTACCGCCGGTTGCTTGAAATTGATCTGTCTCATATGTAGTATTTCCGCATTTTTCGCAGATATATTGTTTCTTTTCCATGTCATTACCTCCCTAGGGTTCATAAATCATACTTATTTTAACACATACGGCAGCCTGCAACAATAGAAGAGTTTACAACTCTGAAACATCTAGGAGATAAAGATATTAAAAGCGAATGCTATGATGCCTTCATAAGATAAAGAACTGGAGAGATTTTATGAAAAAGTATTATATTAGTATCGCTATTGTCTTAGTAACAGGATGTGCTGTCTTTATGCTTTCGGATAAGAAGCTACCGGAAATAGAAAATACGGTCCAAGCGAAAGAGCAACAAGGGACGAAAGAAGAAAATAAGAATGAGGGGAAAATAGAGAAACCAGAGATGTTGATCGGTACGAGCGAAGAAGGAAAAGAGTTTTCGTATGATGCGGCGGAAGTTGCGAGAAAGCTGCGCAGTTATGATTTTTATAGAGGAGAAGAAAAAACAGTTTTCCTTACGTTTGATGACGGTGCATCTACTACGATTACGCCACAGATACTTAAAATCCTTAAGGAAGAAGAGGTAAGGGCAACTTTTTTTGTAATTGGAGATACCATTGAGAAAGGTGGCGAAAGAGCGAAAGCTTTGGTCCGAGAGATATTCGAACAGGGGAATGCCATTGGAAATCACACCTATGGACACAATTATCAATACTTATATCCAAATCGAACTGTGAATGTAAATCATTTTTTTACAGATGTAGAAAAAACAGACAAACTATTAAAAGAAATTATCGGAGAAAACTTTTCTACAAGAGTGATAAGATGCCCAGGAGGAATGATGTCTTGGAAGGGAACGAAAGAATTAGATGATAATTTTATAAAGAATAATCGAGTATCAATTGATTGGAATGCATTGAGCAAAGATGCAGAAGGAAAGAAGAAAAATGCCGCTCAGCTGATTGAAAATGTTAAAGAAACATCGAAAGATAAAAAAATGGTCGTGCTTCTGATGCATGATACTTATGGAAAAGAAGAGACTGTAAAAGCGTTACCATCCATTATCAGATATTTTAAAGAGCAAGGATATCAATTTAGAACGTTGGTATAATGAATGATTAGAGGGATTTATATAACAATCAAATCTATCGTAAGAAAATTTGGAGAATAAAATGAAGTTTTGGAAAAGAATTTTCTTGTCTTCGGTCGGCTTGTTTTTTGTACTTTATTGTACGAGTGGTGTGATATTGATCGAGAAGATCCATTTGGAAAATTTAAATAATGCAATTAATAGATCCATTGATAAGTATACGGATCTGGAGAATAAACTTTATCTTAATATCGATTATTGGGTTGGTACGAATTTTCGAGATTATTCTAACGTTAAAAACTGGATGGGGATTATATTAAATGGATACTCGACTACAGGGAGAGATGATGACTTTTATGTCGAGGTATATAGTAAATCAGGACAATTGATCATGTCAAATTCCGAACTTGAGATAAAAGGACCACGGAAAGAAATTAAATTTGCAAGTGAAAAGGAAAAGTCATTTTTGATACGAAAAGTAGATGGTAAACGATATGTGTTTGTCAGTTCTATCATATCTTTGGATGATCAGGAAATTAAGATTGTAACGATCAGTAAGATAGAGATGATCTATAAAAGCAGAATCAGAAATTATCAGTTCTTTGTATCGATCGGTATTGCTATGATGAGTTTATTAGCGATCTGTATGTATTGGATCTCTAAGAAGTTAACGGTTCCCATTGTTCGGTTAAGTGATGCGTCTATGGCAATTAGAAAAGGAGATTATAGAAGACGTGTGGTTGAGAGCAACGGATATGATGAGGTGGGTATATTGGAGAAGAATTTTAATCAAATGTTGGATGTTGTAAATTCCAAAGTGGCTGAGTTAGAATATGCAAACGAGGCGAAACAACGTTTTATTGACAGCTTAAATCATGAGATCAAGACACCGATCACTTCTATTATTGGATATTCAGATCTATTGTTAAAAAGTAAGGTGTCAGAAGAGATCCGAATTAAAGCACTCAAATATATCAATCAAGAAGCGAAACGTCTAGAATTTCTCAATGCAACATTGCTGCGCCTAATTGTATTTCGAGAAGAGGCAGACAAAGAGGAAGGTTTTGAAATTGAAAATTGTATTTTGTCTGCTTTAGATACCCTTAAATATAAAGTAGAACAGAAATCGATATGTATGAAAACTGAATTAGAAGAAAGCGAGATCTGTGGGGATAGTAAACAGTTCGAGGTTCTTATCGTCAATATACTTGATAACGCAATAAAAGCATCTAGATCAGGTAGTGAAATCGAAGTAAAAGGTGTGGTAAAGCGAGGAATAAATCAGTATCAGCTTAAGATCAGAGACTATGGCATCGGTATTCCAAAGGAAGAAATAAATAAAATCATTGAACCATTTTATATGGTTGATAAATCGAGAGCGAGAAAGAACAATGGAGTTGGCTTAGGGCTAACAATCTGCCATACAATTTGTGAAAAATATAATATTGATATGAAACTACAAAGTGAATTAGGAGAGGGAACAGAAGTGACATTAACATTCCCTTTGGAGAAGTGATATGAAACGTGTATCGATCATACTAGCAGTAACGTTATTTTTTGTGCTATTTGGTATCTGTTTTTATAAAATAAATAGAACGATTCAATTAGATACGCTTTATTCAGAGAGTGTTCTCGATAAGATTGATGTAAATGGTAAGGATCGTAAGCAAAGATTTACGAGGAGCCAAGCACTTAAAAAGGCGAAAGTTCTATTCCGTGATGGCTATGGAATTGATCTAATGAATAAAAATTTAGAAAAATATATGAATCTTTATTACGATGAAGAAAAATATCATAGTTATGTATGGCTTATGAATTGGACAAACTATGGTACAAATGAAACGTATACATGTACTGTAAGTGCAGAGACCGGAGAAGTTTTATATTATTATGTCGGTGTAAAGAACACGAAATTAAATGCAGGAGAAAAGAAATTTAGTTTATCATACAAAACGGTAGTCGATATTATTGAACATTTTGCGGATTTAATTGATATTGATCTTTCAAAGTACAACTTAGAAGTAAATTATCCAGTAAACGATACCGAGTATAAGTTCTGGTACCAAAAGTGTACCCTTTCTAATAAAGAAACGGATGAGGAAGAATATATGCTATCCATCGACTGTGGGGCCAAATCTATTCGAGAATTTGAGAAATCAGCAAAGAAGGGAAAATGATGAAAATATTAGTAGTAGAAGATGAAGCGGCGATTCGTGATCTGATTGCGATTAATCTGGAATTAGTAGGTTATGAAGTGATTACATGTGAGAATGGATTAGATGCAAAGAATCTTCTTGATCAAGAAGAAGTCGATCTTATCTTATTGGATGTTATGATCCCTGGAATTAATGGCTTCTCTTTGATCACGCAGATTGAAAAGGAAAAAACTCCTGTTATCTTTGTAACGGCAAAAGCATCCGTACTAGACCGGGTAAAAGGGTTGCGGCTTGGTGCTGATGATTATATTGTTAAGCCATTTGAAACAATTGAATTGATCGCTCGGGTAGAAGCGGCATTAAGAAGAAATCAAAAGAATAGTAATTCAACATATCGAGTTGGGAATGTTGAAATTGATCGGTTGAAGAGAATTGTAAAAAAAGGGGGAAAAGAAGTTTATTTAACTGCAAAAGAATACGATTTGTTAGATTTATTTATCTGTAATAAAAATGTTGCATTAACTAGAGATCAAATCTTAGACAAAGTATGGGGATATGATTATGTTGGTCTGACAAGAACCGTAGATATTCATGTGCAGCGTCTTCGCGAAAAATTAGGATTGAAAAATAATATTAAGACTATTTTTAAAATAGGATATCGATTTGAAGAATGAGCAATGGGAGGATTAAATGAGCAAGAAAATAACCATAATGGTAATAGTGCTTATAATCTGGTTAGGGACTAGTATCATAAGCATAAGATATCCTTTTGAAAAGAAAAGAAAAACACAAGAAATCCAATATACGAATTTAATGGATGAATCGAGTCGAAATGAAGTAAAGCAGTTATTATTAGCTAATCAATTAAAAGAGGATACAGTAAATACATTTCTTGAGTGGGTTACTGACTATAATGCTCGCGTGAAAACAGTCAGACTTCTAAAAGAAGGATATCGCACATTAGATCAAGGAGAACAGGTAGATTACTCAGAGGTAAATTTAGAAGCTAGATATCTTAAGAGCGGTGTAATGCAAATGGATCCGAACGGCCGCTTGGCTTCGTTTTTATTATTTCATAACTTTGTAGAGACGAGTAAACGAAATGAGGCATCGGATCACTATCTTAAGTTTGATCTTGCAGGCATGAAAGAGGATCCATTATACCAGTCAATCCAGCCATTAATAAACTGTTTTACTGTATTGATGAACCCGATCAAGGTGTCG carries:
- a CDS encoding transglutaminase-like predicted protease domain fused ChW-repeats and cell-adhesion domain, whose translation is MLRRNRRGYLFLGSMFLVLFSLGLFLNEDQVSAITQDRGDTPATATMISLNQDNWGDFEKEKDIDYYKFKLDRQGTVTINLKHEYTDKSKSWNVTLYTSGLKEIKSFKSIGTTTGSTSCELGLPAGTYYIKVYDTDVQKPKAAVTYKPYQIRANFTAHSDWETEFNDKAQEADQIVVNKGEFGTLRSNKDVDYYKMEIPQNGMITVNVKHNKLEETKYLWTASIYNVKLEKLAAWHYVGNKATNPSPTLGLPRGTYYVKIENTDGSNRTCDNKYELLVNYKQMGNYETEPNDQFTWPDVLNLNTTVSGLLMEKQDVDCYKFTLQQAESVKIQFAHDSITTSKINWNGSLYNASLQEIKSFCWYGTNQYSTSDLITLQPGTYYLRITNQSDRLNREPYHLKVVSSFGLSVPSLRILSTSYNQVKLAWDVVDRADEYEISRKTGNSDYVILSKAAPNMSSLLVDSNLTTGITYTYRIRACHKGSGTYSKYSLPVSVTLSLEKPVVKSAKAIDFKSIKVSWNRVDGADGYEIMRKASKNGSYKKINEIKKPLTISFTNRSLSSGKRYYYRVRAYRIVQNQKCYSNDSNMKSAVPKSGKTTITKLKRSVKKIKLTWKKITGASGYQIYYKTSKKSAFKKAKTITKGSRTTYTHTKLKSKKTYYYRIRAYKNVSGKKMYATFSSTKKAKTK
- a CDS encoding sensor histidine kinase, which produces MKFWKRIFLSSVGLFFVLYCTSGVILIEKIHLENLNNAINRSIDKYTDLENKLYLNIDYWVGTNFRDYSNVKNWMGIILNGYSTTGRDDDFYVEVYSKSGQLIMSNSELEIKGPRKEIKFASEKEKSFLIRKVDGKRYVFVSSIISLDDQEIKIVTISKIEMIYKSRIRNYQFFVSIGIAMMSLLAICMYWISKKLTVPIVRLSDASMAIRKGDYRRRVVESNGYDEVGILEKNFNQMLDVVNSKVAELEYANEAKQRFIDSLNHEIKTPITSIIGYSDLLLKSKVSEEIRIKALKYINQEAKRLEFLNATLLRLIVFREEADKEEGFEIENCILSALDTLKYKVEQKSICMKTELEESEICGDSKQFEVLIVNILDNAIKASRSGSEIEVKGVVKRGINQYQLKIRDYGIGIPKEEINKIIEPFYMVDKSRARKNNGVGLGLTICHTICEKYNIDMKLQSELGEGTEVTLTFPLEK
- a CDS encoding peptidoglycan N-acetylglucosamine deacetylase, giving the protein MKKYYISIAIVLVTGCAVFMLSDKKLPEIENTVQAKEQQGTKEENKNEGKIEKPEMLIGTSEEGKEFSYDAAEVARKLRSYDFYRGEEKTVFLTFDDGASTTITPQILKILKEEEVRATFFVIGDTIEKGGERAKALVREIFEQGNAIGNHTYGHNYQYLYPNRTVNVNHFFTDVEKTDKLLKEIIGENFSTRVIRCPGGMMSWKGTKELDDNFIKNNRVSIDWNALSKDAEGKKKNAAQLIENVKETSKDKKMVVLLMHDTYGKEETVKALPSIIRYFKEQGYQFRTLV
- a CDS encoding Cys-tRNA(Pro) deacylase YbaK, whose translation is MVKTNAMRMLSKAKIAFRTEEYEVDESDLSGEHVASQLNQNVEQVFKTLVIKGERKGTMVFCLPVNHEIDLKKAAKVAGDKKVEMLHMKDLLSTTGYIRGGCSPIGMKKRFPTFIEETCLQYDEIYISAGVRGAQIILNPNDLIEYLGITVCDFVV
- a CDS encoding phosphate regulon transcriptional regulatory protein PhoB, with the translated sequence MMKILVVEDEAAIRDLIAINLELVGYEVITCENGLDAKNLLDQEEVDLILLDVMIPGINGFSLITQIEKEKTPVIFVTAKASVLDRVKGLRLGADDYIVKPFETIELIARVEAALRRNQKNSNSTYRVGNVEIDRLKRIVKKGGKEVYLTAKEYDLLDLFICNKNVALTRDQILDKVWGYDYVGLTRTVDIHVQRLREKLGLKNNIKTIFKIGYRFEE
- a CDS encoding membrane associated protein, which gives rise to MSKKITIMVIVLIIWLGTSIISIRYPFEKKRKTQEIQYTNLMDESSRNEVKQLLLANQLKEDTVNTFLEWVTDYNARVKTVRLLKEGYRTLDQGEQVDYSEVNLEARYLKSGVMQMDPNGRLASFLLFHNFVETSKRNEASDHYLKFDLAGMKEDPLYQSIQPLINCFTVLMNPIKVSKEDTMQQHIDKIQNEWKRREIKFEKNTSVKLISVFLHDPFEQKRVVGHGGILVEGKDQLYFLEKYNSGYPYQLTIFPEEEHLVSYLLARKDIYNDEKELSPIIMKNDSVLKNKSDK